A single region of the Malaclemys terrapin pileata isolate rMalTer1 chromosome 4, rMalTer1.hap1, whole genome shotgun sequence genome encodes:
- the LOC128836154 gene encoding formin-1-like, protein MELCYVSFYLSKGKVRGFTYKSCVTLDKSNKRFHNCYQVREGSETAELREQPYENVGDIFFKQTTTKDILTELYKLTAEKERLLANLLSSHNILGIKMGNQEGKLQDASGGLKFKDDDLLSFKDQQETFLGSTDQKPSLRNKKMKKTGRRRESLEEFINKKVKKKVHGDLEPSVLNRTDMQLGNKRTFPTKFSAGSSPGSFSNSNWQTVEDQDDLPFDMNIPSERWRKDGYFLECSGTLKSETDLSDSLSEYDNDVYGSCITHPSAGLLGDAEGTLKVMKVQHSSPLLNSFQDSLSNRFEALNKTATAESLHGYEYTEQTCSKKPTARVVAKVQDLRACMQKVIKTHTESDDNLSYTDTQEDKETVTPVLSEVCREFITKAEVFSIGESAVDSKYTVMQEKERNGCVLQCKEERLQITDESCNLVGAVNKTLLKIIQNDSLDEAAEWKRLQQITRADKNLPGSMYDKRATLPQESNKGLFLNLPIHLRTDISQTSTNIKPEEKRPLSPSLVAVCNVFNNSYSGSNAHKQMSPIPSPLSSRLPSPQLHHRILPLPTQNTEEEFVLNDYCSGRHDATNLSFANDLESQFYLKFPESGELGFSIRQPGLHQHTTGERLEKCTIQEKLTTQTQQQLCPEMKNALLSVDALLSGRSYYRGDALYYNERQNCK, encoded by the coding sequence ATGGAACTCTGTTACGTCAGCTTCTATCTCTCAAAGGGAAAAGTCAGAGGATTTACGTACAAGAGCTGTGTAACTCTAGACAAATCCAATAAACGTTTTCATAACTGCTATCAAGTAAGAGAAGGGTCAGAGACAGCAGAACTGAGAGAGCAACCTTATGAAAATGTTGGAGATATTTTTTTCAAGCAAACTACCACTAAAGATATTCTCACTGAGCTGTATAAACTAACTGCTGAAAAAGAGAGGCTGTTAGCTAACCTACTCAGTTCACACAACATTCTGGGTATTAAAATGGGAAATCAGGAGGGGAAGCTACAGGATGCCTCTGGAGGACTGAAATTTAAAGATGATGATCTCTTAAGCTTCAAGGATCAGCAGGAAACCTTTTTGGGATCCACAGATCAGAAACCCAGCTTGAGAAACAAAAAGATGAAGAAAACTGGCAGAAGGAGAGAGAGCTTGGAGGAGTTCATAAACAAGAAAGTGAAAAAGAAGGTTCACGGCGATTTGGAACCTTCTGTGTTAAACAGGACAGATATGCAACTGGGAAATAAAAGGACATTTCCCACTAAATTTTCTGCTGGCAGCTCTCCTGgttccttttccaattctaattggCAGACAGTAGAAGACCAGGATGATTTACCATTTGACATGAATATACCAtcagaaagatggagaaaagatGGGTATTTTCTTGAGTGCAGTGGGACTTTGAAATCAGAAACAGACCTGTCTGATTCTCTATCTGAATATGACAATGATGTGTATGGAAGCTGTATTACACATCCCAGTGCTGGTCTGTTGGGTGATGCAGAGGGTACTCTTAAAGTAATGAAGGTGCAACACAGCAGCCCTTTGTTGAACTCTTTCCAAGACAGTTTATCTAACAGATTTGAGGCCTTAAACAAGACTGCAACAGCTGAAAGCCTGCATGGTTATGAGTATACTGAGCAGACCTGCAGTAAGAAACCTACAGCCAGAGTTGTTGCTAAAGTACAGGATTTGAGAGCATGTATGCAGAAAGTTATAAAAACCCATACAGAGTCTGATGATAACCTTTCTTACACTGATACTCAAGAAGATAAGGAAACTGTTACACCTGTTCTCTCTGAAGTGTGCAGGGAATTTATAACAAAAGCTGAGGTATTTAGTATAGGTGAATCTGCTGTTGACTCTAAGTACACTGTGATGCAGGAAAAGGAGCGCAATGGCTGTGTTTTGCAGTGCAAAGAAGAGAGACTGCAGATTACTGATGAGTCATGCAACCTTGTGGGAGCAGTCAATAAAACCCTTCTGAAAATTATCCAGAACGACAGTTTAGATGAAGCTGCAGAATGGAAGAGACTACAACAAATTACAAGAGCAGACAAAAACCTACCAGGCTCAATGTATGACAAAAGAGCTACCTTACCCCAGGAGAGCAAcaaaggtttgtttttaaatctgccaATACATTTAAGAACTGATATTTCTCAGACAAGCACTAACATTAAACCAGAAGAGAAAAGGCCACTATCACCCTCTTTAGTTGCTGTCTGTAATGTTTTTAATAATTCATATTCAGGATCCAATGCACACAAACAAATGTCACCTATTCCTTCTCCTTTATCTTCGAGATTGCCTAGTCCACAGCTGCACCATAGGATTCTTCCACTACCTACACAGAACACTGAGGAAGAATTTGTGTTGAATGACTATTGCAGTGGGAGACACGATGCCACAAACCTCTCCTTTGCTAATGATTTGGAATCACAGTTCTATCTGAAGTTTCCTGAATCTGGAGAATTGGGATTTTCTATAAGACAACCAGGCCTACATCAGCACACAACTGGAGAGCGTTTGGAAAAATGCACTATCCAAGAAAAACTAACTactcagacacagcagcagctatgTCCAG